The Antennarius striatus isolate MH-2024 chromosome 20, ASM4005453v1, whole genome shotgun sequence genome includes a region encoding these proteins:
- the LOC137614054 gene encoding gamma-glutamyl hydrolase-like, with translation MATRSYSASKKALFFWFCVVFACFPLQSSAKTRSASNDRPVIGILAQDARPPRPNHTQYIAASYVKFLEAAGARVAPILVNQGPDAYRKLFSSVNGILFPGGSANISSSGYATAAKTFYNLAVEANDRGDYFPVWGTCLGYQMLTLLTSGERLLSSTNTSAVSLPLNFTDAVKDSRLFRDFPSDLMDDLATEPLTENSHRWSVTLSTHKKNEALNKFYKVLSTNTVQGIEFVSTVEANHYPIYGTIWHPEKNAFEWNRPHMVHTPAAVRTTFYTAQFFVSEARKNSHRFESEEEESDALIYNYNPTYSGPKGYFVQKYYF, from the exons ATGGCGACGCGCAGCTACTCCGCGTCCAAAAAAGCGCTTTTCTTCTGGTTTTGCGTCGTTTTCGCGTGTTTTCCGCTCCAGTCTTCAGCCAAGACCCGCAGCGCCTCCAACGACAGACCCGTCATCG GGATTCTGGCGCAGGACGCGCGTCCGCCGCGGCCGAACCACACCCAGTACATCGCCGCCTCGTACGTGAAGTTCCTGGAGGCGGCAGGAGCCAGAGTCGCCCCCATCCT GGTCAACCAGGGGCCGGACGCCTACCGGAAGCTGTTCAGCAGCGTGAACGG CATCCTCTTCCCGGGCGGATCTGCTAACATCAGCTCATCTGGATACGCAACAGCTGCTAAAACCTTTTACAATCTGGCTGTGGAG GCAAACGACAGGGGCGACTATTTCCCCGTGTGGGGCACCTGTCTGGGATATCAAATGCTGACCCTTCTGACGAGCGGAGAGCGATTATTGTCGTCTACCAACACGAGTGCTGTGTCGTTGCCTCTGAACTTCACTGATG CTGTTAAAGACAGCCGGTTGTTCCGAGACTTCCCATCTGATCTCATGGACGACTTGGCCACCGAGCCCCTGACGGAAAACTCCCACAGGTGGAGTGTGACGTTGTCG ACTCACAAGAAAAATGAGGCACTCAACAAATTCTACAAAGTTCTCTCTACAAACACCGTTCAGGGCATAGAGTTTGTGTCCACGGTGGAAG CCAATCATTACCCCATTTATGGGACAATATGGCACCCAGAGAAAAACGCATTTGAGTGGAATCGTCCTCACATGGTTCACACTCCTGCAGCAGTGAGGACCACCTTCTACACGGCCCAGTTCTTTGTCAGTGAAG CCAGGAAGAACTCGCACAGGTTtgaatcagaggaagaggagagcgaCGCCCTGATCTACAACTACAACCCGACTTACAGTGGACCCAAAGGCTACTTTGTGCAAAAATACTATTTCTGA
- the LOC137587876 gene encoding apolipoprotein D-like codes for MEKFLTNIKYSTSDTKVLLVLLLTAAAANAQSFHAGGCPKPPVQEDFNITKYMGTWYEIEKLPAWFERGRCNQATYELQEDETVGVLNAEILPNGNINSIKGVAKVKNVTQPAILGVSFFIGAADAPYWVLATDYQSYALVYSCSHYLGLFHVDYAWILARTRALPEAVVCQLHDKLKNAGVDIKNLTASNQTSCDERK; via the exons ATGGAAAAG tttttaaccaatattaaatACTCTACGTCTGACACCAAGGTCCTGTTGGTGCTCCTGCTGACCGCTGCAGCAGCTAATGCTCAGTCTTTCCACGCTGGTGGATGCCCAAAACCACCTGTGCAAGAGGATTTTAACATTACAAAG TATATGGGAACCTGGTATGAAATCGAGAAACTGCCAGCTTGGTTCGAGAGGGGACGATGTAACCAAGCTACGTACGAGCTTCAAGAGGACGAGACAGTCGGCGTTCTCAATGCGGAAATCCt TCCAAATGGGAACATAAATTCAATCAAGGGCGttgcaaaagtgaaaaatgtgacACAACCTGCTATTCTGGGTGTCAGTTTTTTCATag GTGCTGCAGACGCTCCGTACTGGGTTCTCGCCACCGACTACCAGTCGTATGCTCTGGTGTACTCCTGCAGCCACTACCTTGGCCTTTTCCACGTCGACTACGCCTGGATCCTGGCTCGTACGCGGGCGCTGCCTGAGGCCGTCGTCTGCCAGCTGCATGACAAGCTGAAGAACGCTGGTGTTGACATAAAGAACCTAACAGCCAGTAATCAGACCAGTTGTGATGAGCGGAAATAA